One genomic window of Niveibacterium sp. SC-1 includes the following:
- a CDS encoding M90 family metallopeptidase: protein MNWFKRWLSPESETAQIPEVDWTSAEAGLDFLERLDAASRERLRVMALAFLQRKEFAGAHGLEVSASMRLSIALQACLPVLELGLDAYAGWVGIVVYPGDFVIPRQETDETGVVHEYGEPALGAALEGGPVLISWFEDRDDYEGANVVIHEFAHKLDMLAGEADGCPPLHGDMSEEDWDSAFGEAYDDFCDRLDSGEETAIDPYAGETPAEFFAVLSEVFFVDPDLLLAEYPAVYEQLHRFYRQDPAVPGQVEART, encoded by the coding sequence ATGAACTGGTTCAAGCGTTGGCTCAGCCCGGAGTCCGAAACCGCGCAGATCCCGGAGGTCGATTGGACTTCGGCCGAAGCCGGTCTGGACTTTCTCGAACGACTCGATGCGGCGAGCCGCGAGCGACTGCGCGTCATGGCGCTCGCCTTCCTGCAGCGCAAGGAATTCGCCGGCGCGCATGGCCTCGAAGTGAGCGCTTCGATGCGTCTGTCGATCGCACTGCAGGCCTGTTTGCCGGTACTGGAACTGGGCCTCGATGCCTATGCCGGCTGGGTTGGAATCGTGGTCTATCCGGGCGACTTCGTGATTCCGCGCCAGGAGACGGACGAAACCGGCGTGGTGCACGAGTATGGCGAGCCCGCGCTGGGCGCCGCGCTGGAGGGCGGACCGGTCCTCATCTCCTGGTTCGAGGACCGGGACGACTACGAAGGGGCGAACGTGGTGATCCACGAATTCGCCCACAAGCTCGACATGCTTGCGGGCGAAGCCGATGGTTGCCCGCCGCTGCACGGCGACATGTCGGAGGAGGACTGGGACAGCGCCTTCGGCGAAGCCTATGACGATTTCTGCGACCGACTGGACTCGGGCGAAGAGACGGCGATCGACCCGTATGCGGGCGAGACGCCCGCCGAGTTCTTCGCCGTGCTGTCGGAAGTCTTCTTCGTCGATCCGGACTTGCTTCTGGCCGAATACCCCGCGGTGTACGAGCAGCTGCATCGCTTCTATCGACAGGATCCGGCTGTCCCCGGTCAAGTCGAAGCGCGGACATAG
- a CDS encoding bifunctional (p)ppGpp synthetase/guanosine-3',5'-bis(diphosphate) 3'-pyrophosphohydrolase, with translation MVQVTHALDSAAEAMPTVEQLAEGLGEEAHPAIQAALDFALPLYGDRLLGTGEPVIRHAMGMVLIAVSLRLDLETRLAAILFDVADCLEESEAFEQVETRFGRQAQRLVVGLHRLHSLRMVTRKAAESEIPEVRAQTEVLRKMVLAMVEDLRVVMLRLASRVQTLRFLTENEGNEREAVARESMDLYAPLANRLGIWQLKWELEDLSFRFLEPQTYKRIAKMLDERRVEREAFITDAVERLRNELATAGVEAEVYGRPKHIYSIYNKMRAKNLDFAQVYDVRALRVLVKDMRDCYTALGIVHALWQPIPGEYDDYISKPKGNNYQSLHTAVRATDGRALEVQIRTHKMHRHAELGVAAHWRYKEGADASGGKYDEKIALLRQLLSWRDEITDSAQWESHFKRASLDDTIYVMTPLGRVIDLPQGATPIDFAYRVHSDLGHRCRGAKVNGQMVSLNTALENGQVVEIIVAKQGGPSRDWLNPQLGYLTTSNARSKVRRWFLLQEEAETLAQGRAIVLRELQRENQAHSSIDELANRLGYRNTDGFLIAVGRGDVGTRQIQIALHGSEVVDPVPDLVIGRSRANRKDDKILIVGVGRLLTTLAKCCKPAPPDPIRGFVTRGKGVSIHRADCRDFGHVALRHPERVVAAEWGAQQQAEETRSDVYPVDLAVEAGDRQGLLRDISEILSREKLNVVAVNTMSKSGRAFMKFTVEVRNASQVQRAVNLIGELSGVEKARRA, from the coding sequence ATGGTTCAAGTCACTCACGCACTCGATTCCGCGGCTGAAGCCATGCCCACGGTGGAGCAACTCGCCGAGGGCTTGGGCGAGGAAGCGCATCCGGCCATCCAGGCCGCGCTCGACTTCGCCTTGCCCTTGTACGGTGATCGCCTCCTGGGCACCGGTGAGCCGGTGATCCGCCACGCGATGGGCATGGTGCTGATCGCCGTATCGCTGCGGCTCGATCTGGAGACACGGCTGGCCGCGATCCTCTTCGATGTGGCCGATTGCCTCGAAGAGTCCGAAGCCTTCGAGCAGGTGGAGACGCGTTTCGGCCGTCAGGCGCAGCGTCTGGTGGTCGGCCTGCATCGCCTGCACAGCCTGCGCATGGTGACGCGCAAGGCGGCCGAATCCGAGATCCCCGAAGTCCGCGCGCAGACCGAAGTCTTGCGCAAGATGGTCCTGGCGATGGTGGAGGACCTGCGGGTCGTCATGCTGCGCCTGGCAAGCCGGGTGCAGACCCTGCGCTTCCTCACCGAGAACGAGGGCAACGAGCGCGAAGCCGTTGCGCGCGAGAGCATGGACCTCTACGCGCCGCTGGCGAACCGCCTGGGCATCTGGCAGTTGAAATGGGAGCTCGAGGACCTTTCCTTCCGCTTCCTCGAACCTCAGACCTACAAGCGCATCGCCAAGATGCTCGACGAGCGACGGGTGGAGCGCGAGGCCTTCATCACTGACGCGGTTGAACGCTTGCGCAACGAACTCGCGACGGCGGGGGTCGAAGCCGAGGTCTATGGCCGGCCCAAGCACATCTACAGCATCTACAACAAGATGCGCGCCAAGAACCTGGACTTCGCGCAGGTCTATGACGTGCGGGCGTTGCGGGTGCTGGTGAAGGACATGCGCGACTGCTACACCGCGCTGGGTATCGTCCACGCCCTATGGCAGCCGATCCCGGGCGAGTACGACGACTACATCTCCAAGCCCAAGGGCAACAATTACCAAAGCCTGCACACTGCCGTGCGCGCCACGGACGGGCGTGCGCTCGAAGTGCAGATCCGTACCCACAAGATGCACCGCCACGCGGAGCTCGGGGTCGCGGCGCACTGGCGCTACAAGGAAGGCGCCGACGCCAGCGGCGGCAAGTACGACGAGAAGATCGCGCTGTTGCGCCAGCTGCTGTCGTGGCGCGATGAGATCACCGATTCGGCGCAATGGGAGTCGCATTTCAAGCGGGCTTCGCTGGACGACACCATCTATGTGATGACGCCACTCGGCCGGGTGATCGATCTCCCGCAAGGCGCGACGCCCATCGACTTTGCGTACCGGGTCCATAGCGACCTGGGCCACCGCTGCCGCGGCGCCAAGGTCAACGGTCAGATGGTCTCGCTCAACACCGCGCTGGAGAACGGCCAGGTCGTCGAGATCATCGTGGCCAAGCAGGGCGGCCCCTCGCGCGACTGGCTCAATCCGCAACTGGGCTACCTCACGACCTCGAACGCGCGGTCCAAGGTGCGGCGCTGGTTCCTGCTGCAGGAGGAAGCCGAGACGCTCGCGCAAGGTCGGGCGATCGTACTGCGCGAACTGCAGCGCGAAAATCAGGCGCATTCGAGCATCGACGAGCTGGCCAACCGCCTGGGCTACCGCAACACGGACGGTTTCCTGATCGCAGTCGGACGCGGTGACGTGGGAACCCGCCAGATCCAGATCGCCTTGCACGGCAGCGAGGTCGTCGACCCGGTGCCGGATCTGGTGATCGGGCGCAGCCGCGCCAACCGCAAGGACGACAAGATCCTGATCGTCGGGGTCGGTCGTCTCCTGACCACGCTGGCCAAGTGCTGCAAACCGGCGCCACCGGATCCCATCCGCGGCTTCGTCACCCGCGGCAAGGGTGTGTCCATCCACCGCGCGGACTGCCGCGACTTCGGGCATGTCGCGCTACGTCATCCAGAGCGTGTGGTGGCGGCGGAGTGGGGCGCGCAGCAGCAAGCCGAAGAAACGCGCAGCGACGTCTACCCGGTGGACCTTGCCGTGGAGGCGGGTGACCGACAGGGGCTGCTGCGCGACATTTCCGAAATCCTCTCGCGCGAAAAGCTCAACGTCGTCGCAGTCAACACGATGTCCAAGAGCGGCCGTGCGTTCATGAAGTTCACCGTTGAAGTGCGCAATGCCTCCCAGGTGCAGCGGGCGGTGAACCTGATCGGCGAGTTGTCCGGCGTGGAAAAGGCGCGCCGCGCCTGA
- the yccS gene encoding YccS family putative transporter, with protein sequence MLSSLTAAGRLWIHDKAIDGAKVAIALTGIVGFCVWMDREQWMIAIILGVIASALAETEDRVPGRFKGLLMTLACFSVAAFSVELLFPFPWFFVLGLTSSTFLFVMLGAAGERYATIATASVILAVYTMLGAGGANTEDAFWLRPALLLAGAAWYGLLSLVAAAIFSTRAARQVLARVFEALSEYLELKAELLTPAAERDEKALRLALAEQNAHVVNALNRARQVLIVWVQERRQSQTQSRYLKWYFLAQDIHERASSSHHPYQALTTAFARSDVLFRISRLMLLQARACTRLAAAIQRRKAFEYGARELQALDEVAAAQAYVQAHPEPAWKDLLEALADLTRNITTIERQLAGADNPDALDVEADNNLRDANPHTLREVAGRIRTEFTLNSSRFRYAIRLSLTLAAGYGLLQLFSLTQGYWVLMTSLFVCQPSYHATWRRMGQRVGGTVLGLFVAWLFIGAFPQAWAQLALAIAAGVAFFALRTDRYLEATACITVLVLVCFNQTGSGYALIVPRLVDTLLGAAIAGAAVAFILPDWQGRRLHQVMAQALLRSDLYLTRVLDQYRDGKHDDLPYRIARRDAHNADAELSNTISAMLAEPDRHQISSDLAFRFLCASQTLLSYVSALGAHREQVSGWTEEGLIKAASTDTHRRLEGIAQGLEHRNAPAAEASPPGLAERLEEIPLQASPAERRVIRQLALIRRATTELETLAAALAH encoded by the coding sequence ATGCTCTCTTCCCTCACGGCCGCTGGCCGACTCTGGATCCACGACAAGGCCATCGACGGCGCCAAGGTGGCGATCGCGCTCACCGGCATCGTCGGTTTCTGCGTCTGGATGGATCGCGAACAATGGATGATCGCGATCATCCTCGGGGTCATCGCCAGCGCCCTCGCTGAGACCGAGGACCGCGTGCCGGGACGGTTCAAGGGCCTGTTGATGACGCTCGCCTGCTTCAGCGTGGCGGCGTTCTCGGTCGAACTGCTCTTTCCGTTTCCCTGGTTCTTCGTCCTCGGGCTCACCAGCTCGACCTTCCTGTTCGTGATGCTGGGCGCCGCGGGCGAACGCTACGCGACGATCGCGACCGCCTCGGTGATTCTCGCGGTCTACACGATGCTCGGGGCCGGCGGCGCCAACACGGAGGATGCCTTCTGGCTGCGTCCCGCACTGTTGCTGGCCGGCGCAGCCTGGTACGGACTCCTCAGTCTCGTCGCGGCAGCCATCTTCTCGACACGGGCCGCCCGCCAGGTGCTGGCTCGCGTGTTCGAGGCCTTGTCCGAGTACCTGGAACTCAAGGCCGAACTCCTGACCCCCGCGGCCGAGCGCGACGAGAAGGCGCTGCGCCTCGCGTTGGCCGAACAGAACGCGCACGTGGTGAATGCACTCAATCGCGCGCGCCAGGTTCTCATCGTGTGGGTCCAGGAGCGGCGCCAGTCGCAGACCCAGTCGCGTTACCTCAAGTGGTACTTCCTTGCCCAGGATATCCATGAGCGGGCGAGTTCGTCGCACCATCCGTATCAGGCGCTGACGACGGCCTTCGCCCGCAGCGACGTGCTCTTCCGGATCAGCCGCCTGATGCTTCTGCAGGCCCGCGCCTGCACCCGCCTCGCCGCAGCGATCCAGCGCCGCAAGGCCTTCGAATACGGTGCGCGGGAGCTGCAGGCCCTGGACGAAGTGGCGGCGGCACAAGCCTATGTGCAGGCACATCCGGAGCCCGCCTGGAAGGACTTGCTCGAAGCCCTCGCGGACCTGACCCGCAACATCACGACCATCGAACGCCAGCTCGCTGGTGCGGACAACCCTGACGCGCTCGACGTTGAGGCTGACAACAACCTGCGCGACGCCAACCCGCATACGCTGCGCGAAGTCGCCGGGCGCATCCGCACGGAGTTCACGCTGAACTCGAGCCGCTTCCGCTACGCAATCCGCCTCTCACTCACGCTCGCGGCGGGCTACGGATTGCTGCAACTGTTCTCGCTGACGCAGGGCTATTGGGTTCTGATGACCAGCCTCTTCGTCTGCCAGCCGAGCTATCACGCAACCTGGCGCCGCATGGGACAACGAGTAGGAGGCACGGTGCTCGGCCTCTTCGTCGCCTGGCTCTTCATCGGCGCTTTCCCGCAGGCGTGGGCGCAGCTGGCCCTGGCGATCGCCGCCGGCGTGGCCTTCTTCGCCCTGCGGACCGACCGCTACCTCGAAGCCACGGCCTGCATCACGGTGCTCGTACTGGTCTGCTTCAACCAGACCGGCAGCGGCTACGCCCTGATCGTGCCGCGCCTCGTAGACACCTTGCTCGGGGCCGCAATTGCCGGTGCCGCAGTCGCCTTCATCCTGCCGGACTGGCAGGGCCGTCGCCTGCACCAGGTGATGGCGCAGGCCTTGCTGCGCAGCGATCTCTACCTCACTCGCGTGCTTGACCAGTACCGCGACGGGAAGCACGACGACCTGCCCTACCGCATCGCCCGCCGCGACGCACACAACGCGGACGCCGAGCTCTCGAACACGATCTCGGCGATGCTGGCCGAACCGGATCGGCATCAGATCTCGTCCGACCTCGCCTTCCGCTTCCTGTGTGCGAGTCAGACCCTGCTGAGCTACGTCTCCGCGCTCGGCGCGCACCGGGAGCAGGTGTCCGGATGGACTGAAGAAGGCCTGATCAAGGCAGCCAGCACCGACACCCACAGACGCCTCGAAGGGATCGCCCAGGGCCTGGAACACCGCAATGCCCCCGCGGCAGAGGCCAGCCCGCCCGGACTGGCTGAACGGCTCGAAGAGATTCCGCTCCAGGCGTCACCGGCCGAGCGCCGCGTGATCCGGCAGCTCGCGTTGATCCGCCGCGCAACCACAGAACTCGAGACGCTGGCGGCCGCGCTGGCCCACTGA
- the malQ gene encoding 4-alpha-glucanotransferase: MVFDRRTSGILLHPTSLPGPNGSGDLGAAAYHFVDWLVSAGQSLWQVLPLMPIGPANSPYMSKSAFAGNPLLIDLEDLSRRGWLGPIRDAERVGFDAHKVNFGSVVPFRLGKLREAAEGFAANASADDHKAFASYCEAEAIWLDDYALFMALDEQFEGRIWTEWDAPLAKRQKTAISKARKQLADQIVFWQFVQWNFDRQWRSLKQYANERGIQLIGDLPIFVAHHSADCWARPDLYHLDSHFQPTVVAGVPPDFFSATGQRWGNPLYNWQAMDKDGYAWWIERVKRQLSLADIIRIDHFRGFAGYWEIPATEPTAIVGRWVTGPGKALFEAIEKALGVLPIIAEDLGVITPDVVDLRDSFGLPGMRILEFAFASDSNDKFLPHNYVPRTIVYTGTHDNDTVIGWWATCTERERAFVRHYFGTDGHDIHWTFVRAAAMSVAAMSIYQFQDVLGLDGYHRMNRPGSVGWWEWRFSWDYVGSEPARRLSELCALSGRAGQDRMPAMPDWPADVVRP; the protein is encoded by the coding sequence ATGGTTTTCGATCGACGCACCAGCGGCATCCTGCTGCATCCCACTTCTTTGCCCGGCCCGAACGGGAGTGGTGACCTTGGTGCTGCCGCCTATCACTTCGTGGACTGGCTGGTCAGCGCCGGCCAATCGCTGTGGCAGGTGCTGCCGCTGATGCCCATAGGACCGGCGAACTCGCCGTACATGAGCAAGTCGGCCTTTGCCGGCAACCCGCTGCTGATCGATCTGGAAGACCTGAGCCGTCGTGGCTGGCTGGGCCCGATCCGCGACGCGGAGCGGGTGGGCTTCGACGCACACAAGGTGAACTTCGGCAGCGTGGTGCCTTTCCGTCTGGGCAAGCTGCGCGAGGCCGCCGAGGGCTTTGCGGCAAACGCATCGGCGGACGATCACAAGGCATTCGCGAGCTACTGCGAGGCCGAGGCTATCTGGCTCGACGACTATGCGCTCTTCATGGCGCTGGACGAGCAGTTCGAAGGACGCATCTGGACCGAATGGGACGCACCCTTGGCCAAGCGCCAGAAGACCGCGATCAGCAAGGCGCGCAAGCAGCTCGCCGACCAGATCGTGTTCTGGCAGTTCGTGCAATGGAACTTCGACCGCCAGTGGCGTTCGCTCAAGCAGTACGCGAACGAGCGGGGTATCCAGCTCATCGGCGACCTGCCGATCTTCGTGGCCCATCACAGCGCGGACTGCTGGGCGCGCCCGGATCTGTACCACCTCGACAGCCACTTCCAGCCGACGGTCGTCGCTGGCGTGCCGCCGGACTTTTTCTCCGCCACCGGACAGCGCTGGGGCAATCCGCTCTACAACTGGCAGGCGATGGACAAGGACGGGTACGCCTGGTGGATCGAGCGCGTGAAGCGCCAGCTGAGTCTTGCCGACATCATCCGGATCGATCACTTCCGTGGTTTTGCCGGTTACTGGGAAATCCCTGCGACCGAACCCACTGCGATCGTGGGTCGTTGGGTCACCGGTCCGGGCAAGGCCCTGTTCGAGGCGATCGAGAAGGCCCTCGGCGTACTGCCGATCATCGCCGAGGACCTGGGTGTGATCACGCCGGACGTGGTGGACCTGCGCGACAGCTTTGGCCTGCCCGGCATGCGCATCCTGGAGTTCGCCTTCGCCTCGGACAGCAACGACAAATTCCTGCCGCACAACTACGTGCCGCGCACGATCGTCTACACCGGTACCCATGACAACGACACCGTCATCGGCTGGTGGGCCACCTGCACCGAGCGCGAACGTGCTTTCGTGCGCCACTACTTCGGTACGGACGGGCATGACATCCACTGGACCTTCGTCCGCGCGGCAGCCATGTCGGTCGCTGCGATGTCGATCTACCAGTTCCAGGATGTGCTGGGTCTCGACGGCTACCACCGCATGAACCGCCCGGGTTCGGTGGGTTGGTGGGAATGGCGTTTCAGCTGGGATTACGTGGGCTCCGAGCCCGCGCGACGCCTGTCGGAACTGTGTGCGCTGTCCGGCCGCGCCGGCCAGGACCGCATGCCGGCGATGCCGGACTGGCCCGCCGACGTGGTCCGCCCCTGA
- the glgX gene encoding glycogen debranching protein GlgX, producing MHLPNELRNGRAWPLGASVDGRGVNFALFSAHATKVELCIFNHDGTTEVKRLALPFRTGDVWHGYLEGVEAGLVYGYRVHGPYQPERGHRFNPHKLLLDPYAREIVGEFRWLDEHYGHEMGHPDGAASFSETDNARHALKARVVLDLPAAADMRPRVAPEQTVIYEAHVKGLTMMHPAVPEELRGTYLGVSHPAMIEHYQHLGITTIELLPVQFGVPEHFITSRELTNYWNYNPLGYFAVEPRYWSRTTSSPIAEFRQMMDALHDAGLEVIIDVVYNHTAEAGANGPTTSYRGIDHASYYRLQPNDPSHCENLTGCGNTLNVAHPRVTQMVLDSLRYWVTNFGIDGFRFDLATSIGRRAHGFDTDAAFFVAFEQCPVLSTVKRIAEPWDLGYDGYRLGQFPSAWMEWNDKYRDTARAYWLHRARNRGEFARRITASSDVFQGSHRAPLCSVNYVTSHDGFTLQDLVTYNDRHNHANREDNRDGHGHNLSFNCGEEGVTANPAVLILRKRLKRAMLATLLLSRGTPMLLAGDEMGRTQQGNNNAYCQDNEISWIDWSERDPELEDFVAALIRLRSVHGAMPNSMWARRTDLGGPLYDLVWYDPAGTIMTSDQWNDAHDLALCALFTPARGNKGPRVALLFNPQAQSVEFRLPLHGAWQRIYDTDLERPFTPSAAKDRYRLPYSAVAALVLPLPETTVAGAY from the coding sequence ATGCATCTGCCCAACGAACTGCGGAACGGTCGCGCGTGGCCCCTGGGGGCGAGTGTGGATGGGCGGGGCGTGAACTTCGCGCTCTTCTCCGCCCATGCGACCAAGGTTGAACTGTGCATCTTCAACCACGACGGAACGACCGAGGTGAAACGCTTGGCCTTGCCGTTTCGCACGGGCGACGTCTGGCACGGCTACCTGGAAGGCGTGGAGGCGGGGTTGGTGTACGGCTACCGGGTTCACGGCCCGTATCAGCCAGAGCGTGGGCATCGCTTCAATCCGCACAAGCTCCTGCTCGACCCCTATGCGCGGGAAATCGTCGGGGAGTTCCGTTGGCTCGATGAGCACTACGGGCATGAGATGGGTCACCCGGACGGCGCGGCTTCTTTCTCGGAGACCGACAACGCCCGGCACGCGCTCAAGGCGAGAGTGGTGCTGGACCTCCCCGCGGCGGCAGACATGCGCCCGCGCGTCGCGCCCGAGCAAACGGTGATCTACGAGGCCCACGTCAAGGGCCTGACGATGATGCACCCGGCGGTGCCCGAGGAGTTGCGCGGCACCTATCTCGGCGTCAGCCATCCGGCGATGATCGAGCACTACCAGCACCTGGGTATCACCACGATCGAATTGTTGCCGGTGCAGTTCGGCGTGCCCGAGCACTTCATCACCTCGCGCGAACTCACGAACTACTGGAACTACAACCCGCTCGGCTATTTCGCGGTGGAGCCGCGCTACTGGTCGCGCACGACGAGCTCGCCAATCGCCGAGTTCCGCCAGATGATGGACGCCCTGCACGACGCGGGCCTCGAGGTCATCATCGACGTGGTCTACAACCACACGGCCGAGGCGGGCGCCAACGGTCCGACGACGAGCTATCGCGGCATCGACCATGCGAGCTACTACCGCCTGCAACCCAATGACCCTTCGCATTGCGAGAATCTGACCGGCTGCGGCAACACGCTCAATGTGGCGCATCCGCGCGTGACGCAGATGGTGCTGGACTCGCTGCGCTACTGGGTCACCAACTTCGGCATCGACGGTTTCCGCTTCGATCTGGCGACTTCCATCGGCCGACGGGCACATGGTTTCGATACCGATGCAGCGTTTTTCGTGGCCTTCGAGCAATGTCCGGTGCTGTCGACGGTCAAGCGCATCGCCGAGCCCTGGGATCTGGGTTACGACGGCTATCGGCTTGGCCAGTTTCCCAGCGCCTGGATGGAATGGAACGACAAGTACCGCGACACGGCGCGCGCGTACTGGCTGCACCGGGCACGCAACCGCGGCGAGTTCGCCCGACGCATCACCGCGTCCAGCGATGTTTTCCAGGGCTCGCACCGCGCGCCGCTGTGCAGCGTGAACTACGTGACCTCGCACGACGGCTTCACCTTGCAGGACCTCGTCACCTACAACGACCGCCACAACCACGCCAACCGCGAGGACAACCGCGACGGGCATGGTCACAACCTGAGCTTCAACTGCGGCGAGGAGGGCGTTACCGCCAACCCGGCGGTCCTGATCCTGCGCAAGCGCCTCAAGCGGGCGATGCTCGCCACGCTGCTACTTTCGCGCGGCACGCCCATGCTGCTGGCGGGCGACGAGATGGGGCGCACCCAGCAGGGCAACAACAACGCCTACTGCCAGGACAATGAAATCTCCTGGATCGACTGGAGCGAGCGCGATCCCGAACTGGAAGACTTTGTCGCGGCGTTGATCCGTCTGCGCAGCGTGCACGGCGCCATGCCCAACAGCATGTGGGCTCGCCGCACCGATCTTGGCGGTCCGCTCTACGACCTCGTGTGGTACGACCCGGCCGGCACGATCATGACCTCCGACCAATGGAACGACGCGCACGATCTGGCCCTGTGCGCCTTGTTCACGCCGGCGCGCGGCAACAAGGGGCCGCGCGTGGCGCTACTGTTCAATCCCCAGGCGCAGAGCGTGGAGTTCCGCCTGCCCTTGCACGGTGCGTGGCAGCGCATCTATGACACTGACCTAGAGCGGCCGTTCACACCATCCGCCGCCAAGGACCGTTACCGCCTGCCCTATAGCGCGGTTGCGGCCCTCGTACTGCCCCTGCCTGAAACCACAGTCGCGGGCGCTTACTGA